Proteins encoded in a region of the Triticum dicoccoides isolate Atlit2015 ecotype Zavitan chromosome 3A, WEW_v2.0, whole genome shotgun sequence genome:
- the LOC119273496 gene encoding uncharacterized protein LOC119273496 isoform X2, with protein MDPLRAWRRSPWCGLDGDYGTRDRPSYSRRRRTRGAPSWWPCPARGGGGCRAQARPRRPTSAEMQGGRDVHGLDCKDWMQTNAHEERCKPGHDLKRVLPL; from the exons ATGGATCCGTTACGGGCGTGGCGCAG GTCACCTTGGTGCGGTCTGGACGGCGACTACGGCACGAGGGATCGTCCTTCCTACTCAAGGAGGCGGAGGACGAGGGGCGCACCTAGCTGGTGGCCCTGTCCTGCTCGAGGAGGCGGGGGCTGCCGAGCTCAAGCACGGCCACGACGACCCACCTCGGCAG AGATGCAGGGAGGGAGGGACGTCCATGGATTGGACTGCAAGGATTGGATGCAAACCAATGCACATGAGGAGAGATGCAAGCCAGGCCATGACCTAAAG CGTGTTCTTCCCTTGTAG
- the LOC119273496 gene encoding uncharacterized protein LOC119273496 isoform X1 — MDPLRAWRRSPWCGLDGDYGTRDRPSYSRRRRTRGAPSWWPCPARGGGGCRAQARPRRPTSAEMQGGRDVHGLDCKDWMQTNAHEERCKPGHDLKMSLEKMAIGV, encoded by the exons ATGGATCCGTTACGGGCGTGGCGCAG GTCACCTTGGTGCGGTCTGGACGGCGACTACGGCACGAGGGATCGTCCTTCCTACTCAAGGAGGCGGAGGACGAGGGGCGCACCTAGCTGGTGGCCCTGTCCTGCTCGAGGAGGCGGGGGCTGCCGAGCTCAAGCACGGCCACGACGACCCACCTCGGCAG AGATGCAGGGAGGGAGGGACGTCCATGGATTGGACTGCAAGGATTGGATGCAAACCAATGCACATGAGGAGAGATGCAAGCCAGGCCATGACCTAAAG ATGTCCTTGGAGAAGATGGCCATTGGAGTGTAG